One window of Streptomyces sp. SUK 48 genomic DNA carries:
- the truA gene encoding tRNA pseudouridine(38-40) synthase TruA has protein sequence MSDEALPGHVRIRLDLSYDGTDFHGWAKQAGGKRTVQGEIEDALRTVTRSKETYELTVAGRTDAGVHARGQVAHVDLPAELWAEHREKLLKRLAGRLSKDVRIWRLAEAPQGFNARFSAIWRRYAYRVTDHPGGVDPLLRGHVLWHDWPLDVDAMNEAARALLGEHDFAAYCKKREGATTIRTLQELSLVRGADGVVTATVRADAFCHNMVRSLIGALLFVGDGHRGPQWPGEVLAAGVRDSAVHVVRPHGLTLEEVGYPADELLAARNKEARNKRSLPSAGCC, from the coding sequence GTGAGTGACGAAGCGCTGCCCGGACATGTCCGCATCCGCCTCGACCTCTCCTACGACGGCACCGATTTCCACGGCTGGGCCAAGCAGGCCGGCGGGAAGCGGACCGTGCAGGGGGAGATCGAGGACGCGCTGCGCACGGTGACGCGGTCGAAGGAGACGTACGAGCTGACCGTGGCCGGGCGCACCGACGCCGGGGTGCACGCGCGCGGGCAGGTGGCGCACGTCGACCTGCCGGCCGAGCTGTGGGCGGAACACCGCGAGAAGCTGCTCAAGCGGCTCGCCGGACGGCTCTCGAAGGACGTGCGGATCTGGCGGCTGGCCGAGGCGCCGCAGGGGTTCAACGCCCGGTTCTCGGCGATCTGGCGGCGGTACGCCTACCGGGTCACCGACCACCCCGGCGGGGTGGACCCGCTGCTGCGCGGCCATGTGCTCTGGCACGACTGGCCGCTCGACGTGGACGCCATGAACGAGGCGGCCCGGGCGCTGCTCGGCGAGCACGACTTCGCGGCGTACTGCAAGAAGCGGGAGGGCGCGACCACCATCCGCACGCTCCAGGAGCTGAGCCTGGTGCGGGGCGCGGACGGGGTCGTCACGGCGACGGTCCGGGCGGACGCGTTCTGCCACAACATGGTCCGCTCGCTGATCGGCGCGCTGCTGTTCGTCGGCGACGGGCACCGGGGCCCCCAGTGGCCCGGGGAGGTGCTGGCCGCCGGGGTGCGCGACTCCGCCGTCCATGTCGTACGGCCGCACGGGCTGACCCTCGAAGAGGTCGGCTACCCCGCCGACGAGCTGCTGGCCGCCCGTAACAAGGAGGCCCGCAACAAGCGCTCGCTGCCGTCGGCGGGGTGCTGCTGA
- the rplQ gene encoding 50S ribosomal protein L17: MPKPTKGARLGGSAAHEKLLLANLAKALFEHGRITTTEAKARRLRPYAERLVTKAKKGDLHNRRQVLQVITDKSIVHTLFTEIGPRYENRPGGYTRITKIGNRRGDNAPMAVIELVEALTVQQKAVGEAEAATKRSAKDAEEAQAPAEGAAEESKDA; encoded by the coding sequence ATGCCGAAGCCCACCAAGGGTGCCCGTCTGGGCGGCAGCGCCGCGCACGAGAAGCTGCTCCTCGCGAACCTCGCGAAGGCGCTCTTCGAGCACGGCCGCATCACCACCACCGAGGCGAAGGCCCGCCGCCTGCGCCCGTACGCCGAGCGTCTGGTCACCAAGGCGAAGAAGGGCGACCTTCACAACCGCCGTCAGGTGCTCCAGGTCATCACGGACAAGAGCATCGTGCACACGCTCTTCACCGAGATCGGCCCGCGGTACGAGAACCGTCCCGGTGGCTACACCCGCATCACCAAGATCGGTAACCGCCGTGGCGACAACGCGCCCATGGCTGTCATCGAGCTGGTCGAGGCGCTGACGGTGCAGCAGAAGGCCGTGGGCGAGGCCGAGGCCGCGACCAAGCGCTCCGCCAAGGACGCCGAAGAGGCCCAGGCTCCCGCCGAGGGTGCCGCTGAGGAGTCGAAGGACGCGTAA
- a CDS encoding DNA-directed RNA polymerase subunit alpha: MLIAQRPSLTEEVVDEFRSRFVIEPLEPGFGYTLGNSLRRTLLSSIPGAAVTSIRIDGVLHEFTTVPGVKEDVTDLILNIKQLVVSSEHDEPVVMYLRKQGPGLVTAADIAPPAGVEVHNPDLVLATLNGKGKLEMELTVERGRGYVSAVQNKQVGQEIGRIPVDSIYSPVLKVTYKVEATRVEQRTDFDKLIVDVETKQAMRPRDAMASAGKTLVELFGLARELNIDAEGIDMGPSPTDAALAADLALPIEELELTVRSYNCLKREGIHSVGELVARSEADLLDIRNFGAKSIDEVKAKLAGMGLALKDSPPGFDPTAAADAFGADDDADAGFVETEQY, translated from the coding sequence ATGCTGATCGCTCAGCGTCCCTCGTTGACCGAAGAGGTCGTCGACGAGTTCCGCTCCCGGTTCGTGATCGAGCCGCTGGAGCCGGGCTTCGGCTACACCCTCGGCAACTCGCTCCGCCGTACCCTCCTGTCCTCGATCCCCGGTGCCGCTGTCACCAGCATCCGGATCGACGGCGTCCTGCACGAGTTCACCACCGTGCCGGGCGTCAAGGAGGACGTCACCGACCTGATCCTCAACATCAAGCAGCTGGTCGTCTCCTCGGAGCACGACGAGCCGGTCGTGATGTACCTGCGCAAGCAGGGCCCGGGTCTGGTCACCGCCGCCGACATCGCGCCCCCGGCCGGTGTCGAGGTACACAACCCCGACCTCGTCCTCGCCACGCTCAACGGCAAGGGCAAGCTGGAGATGGAGCTGACCGTCGAGCGCGGTCGCGGCTACGTCTCCGCCGTGCAGAACAAGCAGGTGGGCCAGGAGATCGGCCGTATCCCGGTCGACTCCATCTACTCGCCGGTTCTCAAGGTCACGTACAAGGTCGAGGCCACGCGTGTCGAGCAGCGCACCGACTTCGACAAGCTGATCGTGGACGTCGAGACCAAGCAGGCGATGCGTCCCCGTGACGCCATGGCCTCCGCCGGTAAGACCCTGGTCGAGCTGTTCGGTCTCGCGCGCGAGCTGAACATCGACGCCGAGGGCATCGACATGGGTCCGTCCCCGACGGACGCCGCGCTCGCCGCGGACCTCGCTCTGCCGATCGAGGAGCTGGAGCTCACGGTCCGCTCCTACAACTGCCTCAAGCGCGAGGGCATCCACTCCGTGGGTGAGCTCGTGGCTCGTTCCGAGGCCGACCTGCTGGACATCCGCAACTTCGGTGCGAAGTCCATCGACGAGGTCAAGGCGAAGCTGGCCGGCATGGGCCTGGCCCTCAAGGACAGCCCGCCCGGATTCGACCCGACCGCCGCCGCGGACGCCTTCGGCGCCGACGACGACGCGGACGCCGGGTTCGTCGAGACCGAGCAGTACTAG
- the rpsK gene encoding 30S ribosomal protein S11, whose amino-acid sequence MPPKGRQGAAKKVRRKEKKNVAHGHAHIKSTFNNTIVSITDPSGNVISWASAGHVGFKGSRKSTPFAAQMAAESAARRAQEHGMRKVDVFVKGPGSGRETAIRSLQATGLEVGSIQDVTPTPHNGCRPPKRRRV is encoded by the coding sequence ATGCCCCCCAAGGGTCGTCAGGGCGCTGCCAAGAAGGTGCGCCGCAAGGAAAAGAAGAACGTCGCTCACGGCCACGCGCACATCAAGAGCACGTTCAACAACACGATCGTCTCGATCACCGACCCCTCGGGCAACGTGATCTCCTGGGCCTCCGCCGGCCACGTCGGCTTCAAGGGCTCCCGGAAGTCCACGCCGTTCGCCGCGCAGATGGCCGCCGAGTCGGCTGCCCGCCGCGCCCAGGAGCACGGCATGCGCAAGGTCGACGTGTTCGTCAAGGGCCCGGGTTCCGGCCGTGAGACCGCGATCCGCTCCCTGCAGGCCACGGGCCTCGAGGTCGGCTCCATCCAGGACGTCACCCCGACCCCGCACAACGGCTGCCGCCCGCCGAAGCGCCGCCGCGTCTGA
- the rpsM gene encoding 30S ribosomal protein S13, whose protein sequence is MARVSGVDIPREKRVEVALTYVFGIGRTLSKETLAATGVDPNTRVRDLSEEQLVAIREYVDGNIKTEGDLRREIQADIRRKVEIGCYQGLRHRRGLPVRGQRTSTNARTRKGPRRAIAGKKKPGKK, encoded by the coding sequence ATGGCACGCGTTTCCGGTGTTGACATCCCGCGCGAAAAGCGCGTGGAGGTCGCCCTCACCTACGTGTTCGGCATCGGCCGGACCCTCTCGAAGGAGACGCTGGCTGCGACCGGCGTCGACCCGAACACCCGTGTTCGTGACCTGAGCGAAGAGCAGCTGGTCGCGATCCGCGAGTACGTCGACGGCAACATCAAGACCGAGGGTGACCTCCGTCGCGAGATCCAGGCCGACATCCGCCGCAAGGTCGAGATCGGCTGCTACCAGGGTCTCCGCCACCGTCGCGGTCTGCCCGTCCGCGGTCAGCGCACCAGCACCAACGCCCGCACCCGCAAGGGCCCGCGTCGCGCCATCGCCGGCAAGAAGAAGCCGGGCAAGAAGTAG
- the rpmJ gene encoding 50S ribosomal protein L36 → MKVKPSVKKICDKCRVIRRHGRVMVICENPRHKQRQG, encoded by the coding sequence ATGAAGGTCAAGCCGAGCGTCAAGAAGATCTGCGACAAGTGCAGGGTGATCCGCCGTCACGGTCGGGTCATGGTCATTTGCGAGAACCCGCGCCACAAGCAGCGCCAGGGCTGA
- the infA gene encoding translation initiation factor IF-1: protein MAKKQGAIEIEGTVVESLPNAMFRVELQNGHQVLAHISGKMRMHYIRILPDDRVVVELSPYDLTRGRIVYRYK, encoded by the coding sequence GTGGCCAAGAAGCAAGGTGCCATCGAGATCGAGGGCACTGTCGTCGAGTCTCTGCCGAACGCCATGTTCAGGGTCGAGCTCCAGAACGGCCACCAGGTCCTGGCACACATCAGCGGCAAGATGCGTATGCACTACATCCGTATCCTCCCTGACGACCGGGTCGTGGTGGAGCTGTCTCCGTACGACCTGACGCGTGGCCGGATCGTCTACCGGTACAAGTAG
- the map gene encoding type I methionyl aminopeptidase, producing MVQIKTPEQIAKMRAAGLVVAAIHAATREAAVPGASTKDLDEVARKVLAEHGATSNFLGYGGFPATICTSVNDVVVHGIPADDVVLKDGDIISIDCGAIVDGWHGDAAYTAFVGSGHAPELVELSRVTEGSMWAGIAAMKLGNRLVDISRAIETYIRRQPKPGGGKYGIIEDYGGHGIGTEMHMDPHLLNYVERRRGKGPKLVPGFCLAIEPMVSLGTPRTEVLEDDWTVITTDGTWSSHWEHSVALTEEGPLVLTAVDGGKAKLAEFGITVAPDPLG from the coding sequence ATGGTGCAGATCAAGACGCCCGAGCAGATCGCCAAGATGCGTGCGGCGGGCCTGGTCGTCGCCGCGATCCACGCGGCCACCCGCGAGGCCGCGGTCCCCGGCGCCTCCACGAAGGACCTGGACGAGGTCGCCCGCAAGGTGCTCGCCGAGCACGGCGCCACGTCGAACTTCCTCGGGTACGGCGGCTTCCCCGCGACCATCTGCACCTCCGTGAACGACGTGGTCGTGCACGGCATCCCCGCCGACGACGTCGTCCTCAAGGACGGCGACATCATCTCCATCGACTGCGGCGCGATCGTGGACGGCTGGCACGGCGACGCGGCGTACACCGCCTTCGTCGGCTCCGGCCACGCCCCCGAGCTGGTCGAGCTGTCCCGGGTGACCGAGGGCTCGATGTGGGCCGGCATCGCCGCGATGAAGCTGGGCAACCGGCTGGTCGACATCTCCCGCGCCATCGAGACGTACATCCGCCGCCAGCCCAAGCCCGGCGGCGGCAAGTACGGGATCATCGAGGACTACGGCGGCCACGGCATCGGCACCGAGATGCACATGGACCCGCACCTGCTGAACTACGTCGAGCGGCGCCGGGGCAAGGGCCCCAAGCTGGTCCCCGGCTTCTGCCTGGCGATCGAGCCGATGGTCTCCCTCGGCACCCCGCGCACCGAGGTCCTCGAGGACGACTGGACGGTCATCACGACCGACGGCACCTGGTCCTCGCACTGGGAGCACTCGGTCGCGCTGACCGAGGAGGGCCCGCTGGTGCTCACCGCGGTCGACGGCGGCAAGGCGAAGCTCGCCGAATTCGGCATCACCGTCGCGCCCGACCCCCTCGGCTAG
- the secY gene encoding preprotein translocase subunit SecY, whose product MLTAFARAFKTPDLRKKLLFTLGIIVAYRVGTHIPIPGVNYKAVQQCVSEAGANQGLFGLVNMFSGGALLQITVFALGIMPYITASIILQLLTVVIPRLEALKKEGQAGTTKITQYTRYLTLALAILQGTGLVATARSGALFNGCSVATSIVPDQAIFTTITMVICMTAGTTVVMWLGELITDRGIGNGMSILMFISIAATFPSALWAIKKQGTLAGGWIEFGTVILVGLVMVALVVFVEQAQRRIPVQYAKRMIGRRSYGGTSTYIPLKVNQAGVIPVIFASSLLYIPALVAQFAGGNSGWKQWVQTNLTKGDHPIYITLYFLLIVFFAFFYVAISFNPEEVADNMKKYGGFIPGIRAGRPTAEYLSYVLNRITWPGSLYLGLIALVPTMALVGFGASQNFPFGGTSILIIVGVGLETVKQIESQLQQRNYEGFLR is encoded by the coding sequence GTGCTCACCGCGTTCGCCCGGGCGTTCAAGACGCCCGACCTGCGCAAGAAGCTGCTCTTCACGCTGGGCATCATCGTGGCCTACCGCGTCGGTACCCACATTCCGATCCCCGGCGTCAACTACAAGGCCGTCCAGCAGTGCGTGAGCGAGGCCGGGGCCAACCAGGGCCTGTTCGGTCTCGTGAACATGTTCAGCGGCGGTGCGCTGCTGCAGATCACGGTCTTCGCGCTCGGCATCATGCCGTACATCACGGCCAGCATCATTCTCCAGCTGCTGACCGTGGTCATCCCGCGCCTCGAAGCCCTCAAGAAGGAGGGCCAGGCCGGCACCACGAAGATCACGCAGTACACCCGATACCTCACTCTCGCCCTGGCGATCCTCCAGGGCACCGGCCTCGTCGCCACGGCGCGCAGCGGCGCGCTGTTCAACGGCTGCTCGGTGGCCACCAGCATCGTCCCGGACCAGGCGATCTTCACGACCATCACCATGGTCATCTGCATGACCGCCGGCACCACGGTGGTGATGTGGCTCGGCGAGCTGATCACCGACCGCGGCATCGGCAACGGCATGTCGATCCTGATGTTCATCTCGATCGCCGCGACGTTCCCGTCCGCGCTGTGGGCCATCAAGAAGCAGGGCACCCTGGCCGGCGGCTGGATCGAGTTCGGCACCGTGATCCTGGTCGGCCTGGTCATGGTCGCGCTGGTGGTCTTCGTCGAGCAGGCCCAGCGCCGCATCCCGGTCCAGTACGCGAAGCGGATGATCGGCCGCCGGTCCTACGGCGGTACGTCCACCTACATCCCGCTCAAGGTGAACCAGGCGGGTGTGATCCCGGTCATCTTCGCCTCCTCGCTCCTGTACATCCCGGCCCTGGTCGCCCAGTTCGCGGGCGGCAACTCGGGCTGGAAGCAGTGGGTGCAGACGAACCTCACCAAGGGTGATCACCCGATTTACATCACCCTGTACTTCTTGCTCATCGTTTTCTTCGCGTTCTTCTACGTGGCGATCTCCTTCAACCCCGAAGAAGTCGCCGACAACATGAAGAAGTATGGTGGCTTCATCCCGGGCATCCGGGCTGGCCGACCGACCGCTGAGTACCTGTCGTACGTGCTCAACCGGATCACCTGGCCGGGTTCGCTGTATCTGGGTCTGATCGCTCTCGTACCGACAATGGCGTTGGTCGGCTTCGGCGCAAGCCAGAACTTCCCCTTCGGCGGCACCAGCATCCTCATCATCGTGGGTGTCGGTCTCGAGACGGTGAAGCAGATCGAGAGCCAGCTCCAGCAGCGCAATTACGAAGGGTTCCTCCGCTGA
- the rplO gene encoding 50S ribosomal protein L15, with protein sequence MAEQNPLKIHNLRPAPGAKTAKTRVGRGEASKGKTAGRGTKGTKARYQVPERFEGGQMPLHMRLPKLKGFKNPFKTEYQVVNLDKLAALYPQGGEVTVQDLVDKGAVRKNSLVKVLGQGEISVALQVTVDAVSGSAKEKITAAGGTVTELV encoded by the coding sequence ATGGCGGAGCAGAACCCGCTCAAGATCCACAACCTCCGTCCCGCCCCGGGCGCCAAGACCGCGAAGACCCGTGTGGGTCGTGGTGAGGCGTCGAAGGGTAAGACGGCCGGTCGTGGTACCAAGGGCACCAAGGCCCGTTACCAGGTTCCGGAGCGCTTCGAGGGTGGCCAGATGCCCCTCCACATGCGTCTCCCGAAGCTCAAGGGCTTCAAGAACCCGTTCAAGACCGAGTACCAGGTCGTGAACCTGGACAAGCTGGCCGCGCTCTACCCGCAGGGTGGAGAGGTCACCGTCCAGGACCTCGTCGACAAGGGTGCCGTTCGCAAGAACAGCCTCGTCAAGGTCCTCGGCCAGGGCGAGATCTCCGTGGCGCTGCAGGTGACGGTCGACGCCGTCTCCGGCTCCGCCAAGGAGAAGATCACCGCTGCCGGCGGTACGGTCACCGAGCTCGTCTGA
- the rpmD gene encoding 50S ribosomal protein L30: protein MAQLKITQVKSYIGSKQNHRDTLRSLGLKGINTQVVKEDRPEFRGMVHTVRHLVTVEEVD from the coding sequence ATGGCTCAGCTCAAGATCACGCAGGTCAAGTCCTACATCGGCAGCAAGCAGAACCACCGTGACACCCTGCGCTCCCTTGGTCTCAAGGGCATCAACACGCAGGTCGTCAAGGAGGACCGCCCCGAGTTCCGCGGCATGGTGCACACCGTCCGCCACCTCGTGACGGTCGAGGAGGTCGACTGA
- the rpsE gene encoding 30S ribosomal protein S5: MAGPQRRGGGAGGGERRDRKGRDGGAAAAEKTAYVERVVAINRVAKVVKGGRRFSFTALVVVGDGDGTVGVGYGKAKEVPAAIAKGVEEAKKHFFKVPRIQGTIPHPIQGEKAAGVVLLKPASPGTGVIAGGPVRAVLECAGIHDILSKSLGSDNAINIVHATVAALKGLQRPEEVAARRGLPLEDVAPAALLRARAGAGA; the protein is encoded by the coding sequence ATGGCTGGACCCCAGCGCCGCGGTGGCGGTGCCGGTGGCGGCGAGCGGCGGGACCGGAAGGGCCGTGACGGCGGCGCTGCTGCCGCCGAGAAGACCGCGTACGTCGAGCGCGTCGTCGCGATCAATCGTGTCGCCAAGGTTGTGAAGGGTGGTCGTCGCTTCAGCTTCACCGCGCTGGTCGTGGTGGGCGATGGTGACGGCACCGTCGGTGTCGGTTACGGCAAGGCCAAGGAGGTGCCGGCCGCCATCGCCAAGGGTGTTGAGGAGGCCAAGAAGCACTTCTTCAAGGTCCCCCGTATCCAGGGCACCATCCCGCACCCCATCCAGGGTGAGAAGGCTGCCGGCGTCGTGCTGCTCAAGCCCGCGTCCCCGGGTACCGGTGTTATCGCCGGTGGTCCGGTGCGCGCCGTGCTCGAGTGCGCCGGTATCCACGACATCCTGTCGAAGTCGCTCGGCTCCGACAACGCGATCAACATCGTGCACGCCACGGTGGCGGCCCTCAAGGGTCTGCAGCGTCCGGAGGAGGTCGCGGCCCGCCGCGGTCTGCCTCTCGAGGACGTCGCTCCCGCTGCCCTGCTGCGTGCGCGTGCCGGGGCGGGTGCGTGA
- the rplR gene encoding 50S ribosomal protein L18, with protein MAYGQKILKGDAYKRAAIKRRHIRIRKRIAGTAERPRLVVTRSNRHIVAQVIDDLKGHTLASASTLDTSIRGGEGDKSAQAKQVGALVAERAKAAGVEAVVFDRGGNQYAGRIAALADAAREAGLKF; from the coding sequence ATGGCATACGGGCAGAAGATCCTCAAGGGCGACGCTTACAAGCGCGCCGCGATCAAGCGCCGTCACATCCGGATCCGCAAGCGGATCGCCGGTACGGCGGAGCGCCCCCGTCTGGTCGTGACCCGCTCCAACCGCCACATCGTGGCGCAGGTGATCGACGACCTGAAGGGTCACACCCTCGCGTCGGCGTCCACGCTGGACACCTCGATCCGTGGTGGCGAGGGCGACAAGTCCGCGCAGGCCAAGCAGGTCGGGGCCCTGGTCGCCGAGCGCGCCAAGGCCGCCGGTGTCGAGGCCGTCGTGTTCGACCGTGGTGGTAACCAGTACGCCGGCCGCATCGCGGCTCTGGCGGACGCCGCCCGCGAGGCCGGGCTCAAGTTCTGA
- the rplF gene encoding 50S ribosomal protein L6, which yields MSRIGKLPIAVPAGVDVTIDGRTVKVKGPKGELTHTVVAPIDIAKGDDGTLQVTRPNDERQNKALHGLSRTLVANMITGVTQGYVKKLEISGVGYRVTAKGSNLEFALGYSHPILVEAPEGIAFKVETPTRFSVEGIDKQKVGEVAANIRKLRKPDPYKAKGVKYEGEVIRRKVGKAGK from the coding sequence ATGTCGCGTATCGGCAAGCTCCCCATCGCGGTTCCCGCCGGCGTGGACGTCACCATCGACGGCCGTACGGTCAAGGTCAAGGGCCCCAAGGGCGAGCTGACCCACACCGTCGTGGCACCGATCGACATCGCCAAGGGCGACGACGGCACCCTGCAGGTGACCCGCCCCAACGACGAGCGTCAGAACAAGGCCCTGCACGGCCTGTCCCGCACGCTGGTGGCGAACATGATCACCGGCGTGACCCAGGGTTACGTGAAGAAGCTCGAGATCAGCGGTGTCGGTTACCGAGTGACCGCCAAGGGTTCCAACCTGGAGTTCGCTCTCGGTTACAGCCACCCGATCCTGGTCGAGGCGCCTGAAGGCATCGCCTTCAAGGTGGAGACCCCGACCCGTTTCTCGGTCGAGGGCATCGACAAGCAGAAGGTCGGCGAGGTTGCGGCCAACATCCGCAAGCTGCGCAAGCCTGACCCGTACAAGGCCAAGGGCGTCAAGTACGAGGGCGAAGTCATCCGCCGCAAGGTCGGAAAGGCGGGTAAGTAA
- the rpsH gene encoding 30S ribosomal protein S8 — MTMTDPIADMLTRLRNANSAYHDSVSMPHSKIKSHIAEILQQEGFITGWKTEDAEVGKNLVLELKFGPNRERSIAGIKRISKPGLRVYAKSTNLPKVLGGLGVAIISTSHGLLTDKQAGKKGVGGEVLAYVW, encoded by the coding sequence ATGACCATGACTGATCCGATCGCAGACATGCTTACGCGTCTGCGGAACGCGAACTCGGCTTACCACGACTCGGTGTCGATGCCGCACTCCAAGATCAAGTCGCACATCGCGGAGATCCTCCAGCAGGAGGGCTTCATCACGGGCTGGAAGACCGAGGACGCCGAGGTCGGCAAGAACCTCGTCCTCGAGCTGAAGTTCGGCCCGAACCGTGAGCGCTCCATCGCGGGCATCAAGCGGATCTCCAAGCCCGGTCTCCGGGTGTACGCGAAGTCCACCAACCTGCCCAAGGTGCTGGGTGGCCTCGGCGTGGCGATCATCTCCACGTCGCACGGGCTCCTCACCGACAAGCAGGCCGGCAAGAAGGGCGTGGGTGGGGAAGTCCTCGCCTACGTCTGGTAG
- a CDS encoding type Z 30S ribosomal protein S14, with protein MAKKALIAKAARKPKFGVRGYTRCQRCGRPHSVYRKFGLCRVCLREMAHRGELPGVTKSSW; from the coding sequence ATGGCGAAGAAGGCTCTGATCGCTAAGGCTGCTCGCAAGCCCAAGTTCGGTGTGCGTGGCTACACCCGCTGCCAGCGCTGCGGCCGCCCGCACTCCGTGTACCGCAAGTTCGGCCTGTGCCGCGTGTGCCTTCGTGAGATGGCTCACCGTGGCGAGCTGCCGGGCGTGACCAAGAGCTCCTGGTAA
- the rplE gene encoding 50S ribosomal protein L5 translates to MATTTTPRLKQKYRDEIAGKLRDEFKYENVMQIPGLVKIVVNMGVGDAARDSKLIEGAIRDLTTITGQKPAVTKARKSIAQFKLREGQPIGAHVTLRGDRMWEFLDRTLSLALPRIRDFRGLSPKQFDGRGNYTFGLTEQVMFHEIDQDKIDRVRGMDITVVTTATNDAEGRALLRHLGFPFKEA, encoded by the coding sequence ATGGCTACCACCACCACTCCGCGTCTGAAGCAGAAGTACCGCGACGAGATCGCCGGCAAGCTGCGTGACGAGTTCAAGTACGAGAACGTCATGCAGATCCCCGGCCTCGTCAAGATCGTGGTCAACATGGGTGTGGGCGACGCCGCCCGCGACTCCAAGCTGATCGAGGGTGCCATCCGCGACCTCACCACGATCACCGGTCAGAAGCCGGCCGTCACCAAGGCCCGGAAGTCCATCGCGCAGTTCAAGCTGCGTGAGGGTCAGCCGATCGGTGCCCACGTCACGCTCCGTGGCGACCGCATGTGGGAGTTCCTGGACCGCACCCTGTCGCTGGCGCTCCCGCGCATCCGCGACTTCCGCGGCCTGTCCCCCAAGCAGTTCGACGGCCGTGGCAACTACACCTTCGGTCTCACGGAGCAGGTCATGTTCCACGAGATCGACCAGGACAAGATCGACCGCGTCCGGGGTATGGACATCACCGTGGTCACCACGGCGACCAACGACGCTGAGGGCCGCGCGCTCCTTCGTCACCTCGGCTTCCCGTTCAAGGAGGCGTGA
- the rplX gene encoding 50S ribosomal protein L24, with protein sequence MKIKKGDLVQVITGKDKGKQGKVIAAYPRDERVLVEGVNRVKKHTKAGPTASGSQAGGIVTTEAPIHVSNVQLVVEKDGEKVVTRVGYRFDEEGNKIRVAKRTGEDI encoded by the coding sequence ATGAAGATCAAGAAGGGCGACCTGGTCCAGGTCATCACCGGTAAGGACAAGGGCAAGCAGGGCAAGGTCATTGCCGCTTACCCGCGCGACGAGCGTGTCCTGGTCGAGGGTGTCAACCGGGTCAAGAAGCACACGAAGGCCGGTCCGACCGCCAGCGGCTCGCAGGCCGGCGGCATCGTGACCACCGAGGCGCCGATCCACGTCTCCAACGTCCAGCTGGTCGTGGAGAAGGACGGCGAGAAGGTCGTCACTCGTGTCGGCTACCGCTTCGACGAAGAGGGCAACAAGATCCGCGTTGCCAAGCGGACGGGTGAGGACATCTGA
- the rplN gene encoding 50S ribosomal protein L14, whose amino-acid sequence MIQQESRLRVADNTGAKEILCIRVLGGSGRRYAGIGDVIVATVKDAIPGGNVKKGDVVKAVIVRTVKERRRPDGSYIRFDENAAVILKNDGDPRGTRIFGPVGRELREKKFMKIISLAPEVL is encoded by the coding sequence GTGATCCAGCAGGAGTCGCGACTGCGTGTCGCCGACAACACTGGTGCGAAGGAGATCCTTTGCATCCGTGTGCTCGGTGGCTCCGGTCGCCGCTACGCGGGCATCGGTGACGTCATCGTCGCCACCGTCAAGGACGCGATCCCCGGTGGCAACGTGAAGAAGGGTGACGTCGTCAAGGCGGTCATCGTTCGCACCGTCAAGGAGCGCCGCCGTCCGGACGGCTCGTACATCCGCTTCGACGAGAACGCCGCCGTCATTCTGAAGAACGACGGCGACCCTCGCGGCACCCGTATCTTCGGCCCGGTCGGCCGTGAGCTGCGCGAGAAGAAGTTCATGAAGATCATCTCGCTCGCGCCGGAGGTGCTGTAA
- the rpsQ gene encoding 30S ribosomal protein S17, protein MSEKNVTENAEARGFRKTREGLVVSDKMDKTVVVAVEDRVKHALYGKVIRRTNKLKAHDEQNAAGVGDRVLLMETRPLSATKRWRVVEILEKAK, encoded by the coding sequence ATGAGCGAGAAGAACGTGACTGAGAACGCAGAGGCCCGCGGCTTCCGCAAGACCCGTGAGGGTCTCGTCGTCAGCGACAAGATGGACAAGACCGTCGTCGTCGCCGTCGAGGACCGTGTGAAGCACGCGCTGTACGGCAAGGTCATCCGCCGTACGAACAAGCTCAAGGCGCACGACGAGCAGAACGCCGCGGGTGTCGGCGACCGTGTCCTCCTCATGGAGACCCGGCCGCTGTCCGCGACGAAGCGCTGGCGCGTCGTCGAGATCCTCGAGAAGGCCAAGTAG